The Streptomyces sp. NBC_00236 DNA window ACGTTGGTCTCCTTGACCGCGGTACGCCCCTGGGCCCCGAGCGCCTTGCCGCTGACGTCCAGGTGCACGACCGTGTCGACCATGTGCTCGGCGAGGACCCTGGCGATGGCGGGCTGGCGGATGTCCGCGCGCACGAAGACGGCGTCGCCCAGCCGGTCCCCGGGCGCGACCGCGTCGACCGCGATCACCCGGTCCACATCCGGTTCACGCTGGATGCGCCGCACGAACCGGCCGCCCAGCTGCCGGGCCGCTCCCGTGACGAGCACGACCTTCCCCAAGATCAGCGCCTTCCGTCGGTCTCCCGTGAGGTGAGTGGAAGGGGCGCCCGCGAAAAGGCACTCCCCCGGTCGTCACCGTAGCGGGTGGATGTTGCCCTGTGACGTCTGCGCGGCTGCGTTCTCCCGCGTCTTGGCCCGAATGTGCGCACCCGCCGTCCACACCGCCGCGTACCGGGCCCGCACAGCACCGCAGCCCTCCCGCCTCATCGGCGAAAGGGCTGCGGATCTCACGAACTGCGTTCGCTTACTTCTTGTTGCGACGCTGAACGCGCGTGCGCTTGAGCAGCTTGCGGTGCTTCTTCTTGGCCATCCGCTTACGCCGCTTCTTGATAACAGAGCCCACGACTACCCTCGCTCACTTCTTCTTCACTGGTGCGGGGCGTCTGGGCCCACACGACCTACGTCGGCCTAGCCTACCCGCCACCGCGTGAGGTACGTAATCCGAGGGGAACGTCAGGCCGTCCCCACCCCCACGAAGGACTCGCGGAGATACTCGTGAACCGCTTGCTCCGGCACCCGGAAGGACCTTCCCACCCGGATCGCCGGCAGATGACCGCTGTGCACCAAGCGGTACACGGTCATCTTCGACACTCGCATGACCGAGGCGACTTCCGCCACGGTCAGAAACTTGACCTCGTTGAGAGGCCTCTCGCTGTCAGCAGCCATGACCCACCTGTACCTTCCGCACGAGACGCGCACCGGCTTCCCCTCCGGTGACTCTTCGTCGTTGTGCGCTCACTCCCCAGATTAGGGGCGGGTGATGCGAGTGGGGAAGAGGAGAGACGATCGGCCGCCTACTGTGACAGACACGCCCGATTGAGCACATAGCGCGTCAGCGGCAGGTAGTACGCGGACCGCACGCCGTCGTCGAGCGGAACGGCGACCGCCACCCGGCCCTCCGCCTCCCCGACGAACAGCGCCGGATCGTCCGTATCCGCCAGGCCGATCGCCTCGATGCCCAGCTGACCTGCCCCGCAGACCCAGCCGTGGTCCCCCACGACCAGTTCCGGCAGCGGCCCGCGGGCCTCCGCGGCAGCCTCCAGCGCCACCCTCAGCGGCAGCGGTGAGTGGGTGTGTGCGCCGGTGCCACCACCGGGCACCCGCGCGCCGGGTTCGCGCACCAGCGCGACTCCCCGTACGTAGTCGAGGTGGTACGTGCGTACCCCGAACCGGGTCGTTATGTCGATACGTCGCCCCTGCGCGGGGGTGAGTACGGCACACCCGACCGCCGACAGCGCGTCTGCCAGCGCTGCGTAGAAGCCGATCAGCCGATGCGGATGCCCCGTCCCGAACAGCACCGGCGCCCGCCGGACCGCCGCGTCCGACAAACGCTCGGCAAACGCGTCAAGACCCGCCATCGTCCGCTCCGGATCGATCACGTCGGGACCCGACACATGGGCCGGGTCGTCCGAGACCCCGCACTTGTCGGCCATGAGCCGCAGCAGGTCCCGCTCCCCCCACCCCCGTCCGGGGTCGAGTCCGAGCGTCACCCGCGGGTCCCTGGCCGCGAACAGCCGATAACTCCGCAGGCTCGTCTCCCGCGAGGTGGCCACGGGCCCGGCCAGCCGGGCCGCCAGCAGATGCGCACGCAGCGCTCCGGTGCTCAACACCCTGCCGATGCTCCCCCACCGCCGGCGCCCGGGGGCCAAAACCCGGATTCCGCCCCACAGTTGGCGTAACCGGAACGCGCCACCGTTCCGGCCGTCAGGTCAGCAGCCCCCGCAGCGGAAACGCCGCACGCCGGGTCGCGAGCACCGCCTGATCCAGCCGGTCCGCCGGGTCGTAACCGTCCTCCCACGCCTTCCACGACGGAGTACGCCCGTCCGTCATCCGGGCCGGGCCCAACTGCCGGGTCCTGGCGTAGACCTCGTCGCGCCAGGACGACGGGATCACCGACTCCGGATCCACGGGCGCGTGCGCGGCGATCCCCACCAGATGGGTCCAGGACCGCGGCACCACGTCCACCACCGCGTAACCGCCCCCGCCGAGCGCCACCCAGCGCCCGTCCGCGTACTCGTGCGCCAGATCGTGGCAGGCCGCCATCACGGCCCGCTGCGCGTCCAGCGACACGGCGAGATGGGCCAGCGGGTCCTCGAAGTGCGTGTCCGCCCCGTGCTGCGTCACCAGCACCTGCGGCCGGAAGTCCGCCAGCAGCTCCGGGACCACCGCGTGGAACGCCCGCAGCCATCCCGCGTCGCCCGTGCCGGCCGGCAGCGCCACATTGACCGCACCGCCCTCACCCGCCCCGGCACCGGTCTCCTCCGGCCACCCGGTCTGCGGGAACAGGGTGCGCGGGTGCTCGTGCAGCGAGACGGTCAGCACCCTCGGGTCCTCCCAGAACGCCGCCTGCACCCCGTCACCGTGATGCACGTCCACATCGACGTACGCGACCCGCTCCGCCCCCAGCTCCAGCAGCCGCGCGATGGCGAGCGCCGGATCGTTGTAGATGCAGAATCCCGCAGCGCCGCCGGGCATGGCGTGATGGAGCCCGCCGGAGAAGTTGACGGCGTGCCCGGTCTCGCCCCGCCACACGGCCTCGGCCGCCGCCACCGACTGTCCGGCGATCAGCGCCGAAACCTCGTGCATCCCCGCGAACGCCGGATCGTCCGTCGTCCCGATCCCGTACTTCTGGTCCGCGGCCCGGGGATCGGCGGACGCGGCCCGCACGGCCGCCACGTAGTCCGACCGGTGCACGAGCCGCAGCGTGGAGTCCCCGGCCGCCTTGGCCGCCACGACATCCACTGCACGGTCGAGACCGAACGCCCGTACCAGGCCCATCGTCAGGGCGAGCCTGACCGGGTCCATGGGATGACTGTCCCCGAAGTCGTATCCCGTTACTGCGTCATCCCACATCAACTGTGCGCGGCCGCTCATGCCCGCCACCGTATCGGGCAGGCTCCGGGCCGAACGACTTGGCGTACACCAGCGTCGCGAGCACCAGCACCATGGGCACGAGCATCGCGCCCCGGTAGCTCCACGCGTCCCCGAGCGCCCCCACCAGGGGCGAGCCGACAAGGAAACCCACGTAGTTGAAGATGTTCAGCCGGGCGATGGCGGTATCGCTCGCCCCGGGGAACATCCGCCCGGCGGCCGCGAAGGTCTGCGGCACGATCACGCAGAGCCCCAGCCCCAGCATGGTGAACCCGAGCATCCCCACCCAGGCCCCACCCGCGACGGCCACCACCCCGAACCCGGCAGCGGCCAGCACACTCCCGAACCGCACCACGGCCACGGCACCGAACCGCCGCACCCCGAAGTCCCCGACGGCCCGCCCCAGCAGCGTCGTCACCATGTAGACGTTGTACGGGACCGTCGAGAGCTGCTCCGAACTCCCCAGCACGTCCTGGAGGTACTTCGCACTCCAGTTGGAGACCGTCGAGTCCCCGATGTACGCGAAACACATCACCAGACAGAGCGGCATCAGGAGCTTGAACGAGACCGCCCCGGCCGCACCCCGCGCCGCACCCTGCTGCTGCTCGTCCTCCTGCTTCCCCTCGACGTACCACCGGCTCCCGACGAACGCGACGGGCAGCAGCACGACGACCACCGGAAGGTACGAGACCAGCAGCGAGAGATCCCAGTGCGCTCCGGCCCACGCCATGGACGCCCCGGCGATCCCGCCCAGGCTGTACGCGGCATGGAAGCCGAGCATGATGGAACGCCCGTACGCCCGCTGGAGACTGACCCCCATCATGTTCATGGAGGCGTCCAGCGCACCCACGGACAGCCCGAACACACCGAGCGCCAGGGCCGCTTCCCACACCTCGCTCCCGGCACCGACGCCGAGCAGCGCAAGCAGCACCACCGGCTGCGCCCACCGCAGGACGACCCTCGGTCGTACCCGTGCGACCACCTTCTCGGTGACCACGCTGCCCACACCGGCCAGGATCGGCACGGCGGCGAGGAACACGGGCAGCAGGCCGTCGGATATCCCGTACCGGTCCTGAATGGCGGGGATCCGGGTCACGAGGAGAGCGAAGGTGACGCCCTGCACGAAGAAGCTCAGTGCAAGGGAGGCTCTGCCGTGCCGCAAACGTGCGTCTGTCATGGGCGCGAGCGTAGGGCCAGTCTCTACCCATGGGTAGACGCGTCAGGCAAGCAATTCCCGCAGCTGTCCCATGTCGGAGAAATGCCCGGTCACACCGGCCAGCCGGTCCGCCGGCATCATCGACGTGAACCCGTACACGTCCATGCCCGCGGCCCGGGCCGCTTCCACGCCGAGCGGGCTGTCCTCGATGACGACGCACCGTTCGGGAGCGACACCCATCCGCTCGGCGGCGAAGAGGAACAGGTCGGGCGCCGGCTTCCCCCGGCCCACGTCCTCGGCCGAGAAGATCCACTCCTCCTCGAACCACTGATCGAGCCCGGTCCGGTGATGACTGACCCGGATCCGCTCGTGGCTGCTGGAGGAGGCGACGCAGTACGGGATCCCGTCGGCGACGAGCTCCCCCAGCACCTCCTGCACGCCGGGGACGGGTTCCAGCTCCCGCTGGAACGCGGCGAAGATCCGTGAGTGGAGCGTGTCGTCGAAGTCCGCGGGCAGCTTCTCCCCGCCCCGTTCCTCGACGAGGTCGTGCACGCGGTGCACGGCGGACCCCATGTAGTCGCGGAGGGACTCCTCGTACGAGGTGGGGTGACCGAGCTCTGTGAGGTAGCCGGCCAGGATGGTGTTGGAGATCGGCTCGCTGTCCACGAGCACACCGTCGTTGTCGAAGATGACCAGTTCGTAGCGCATGCCATGACCTTAAACGGTCGGAACGCAGAAAAGCCCCGTGCCACAAGGGCACGGGGCTTAACTATTCAAAAGGAGTTCGGCGGCGTCCTACTCTCCCACAGGGTCCCCCCTGCAGTACCATCGGCGCTGAAAGGCTTAGCTTCCGGGTTCGGAATGTAACCGGGCGTTTCCCTAACGCAATGACCACCGAAACACTATGAAATTAACCAACACCGGAAATAAACACGGCCGTTCGTTATTTCAGAACTAACACAGTGGACGCGAGCAACTGAGGACAAGCCCTCGGCCTATTAGTACCAGTCAGCTCCACCCGTTACCGGGCTTCCACATCTGGCCTATCAACCCAGTCGTCTACTGGGAGCCTTAACCCTTCAAGAGGGTGGGAATACTCATCTCGAAGCAGGCTTCCCGCTTAGATGCTTTCAGCGGTTATCCTTTCCGAACGTAGCCAACCAGCCATGCCCTTGGCAGGACAACTGGCACACCAGAGGTTCGTCCGTCCCGGTCCTCTCGTACTAGGGACAGCCCTTCTCAATATTCCTACGCGCACAGCGGATAGGGACCGAACTGTCTCACGACGTTCTAAACCCAGCTCGCGTACCGCTTTAATGGGCGAACAGCCCAACCCTTGGGACCGACTCCAGCCCCAGGATGCGACGAGCCGACATCGAGGTGCCAAACCATCCCGTCGATATGGACTCTTGGGGAAGATCAGCCTGTTATCCCCGGGGTACCTTTTATCCGTTGAGCGACAGCGCTTCCACAAGCCACTGCCGGATCACTAGTCCCGACTTTCGTCCCTGCTCGACCCGTCGGTCTCACAGTCAAGCTCCCTTGTGCACTTACACTCAACACCTGATTGCCAACCAGGCTGAGGGAACCTTTGGGCGCCTCCGTTACTCTTTAGGAGGCAACCGCCCCAGTTAAACTACCCATCAGACACTGTCCCTGATCCGGATCACGGACCCAGGTTAGACATCCAGCACGACCAGAGTGGTATTTCAACGACGACTCCACAACCACTGGCGTGGCCGCTTCAAAGTCTCCCACCTATCCTACACAAGCCGAACCGAACACCAATATCAAACTATAGTAAAGGTCCCGGGGTCTTTCCGTCCTGCTGCGCGAAACGAGCATCTTTACTCGTAGTGCAATTTCACCGGGCCTATGGTTGAGACAGTCGAGAAGTCGTTACGCCATTCGTGCAGGTCGGAACTTACCCGACAAGGAATTTCGCTACCTTAGGATGGTTATAGTTACCACCGCCGTTTACTGGCGCTTAAGTTCTCAGCTTCGCCGACCCGAAAGTCAGCTAACCGGTCCCCTTAACGTTCCAGCACCGGGCAGGCGTCAGTCCGTATACATCGCCTTACGGCTTCGCACGGACCTGTGTTTTTAGTAAACAGTCGCTTCTCGCTGGTCTCTGCGGCCACCCCCAGCTCAGGAAGCAAGTTCCCTCACCAGTGATGGCCCCCCTTCTCCCGAAGTTACGGGGGCATTTTGCCGAGTTCCTTAACCATAGTTCACCCGAACGCCTCGGTATTCTCTACCTGACCACCTGAGTCGGTTTAGGGTACGGGCCGCCATGAAACTCGCTAGAGGCTTTTCTCGACAGCATAGGATCATCCACTTCACCACAATCGGCTCGGCATCAGGTCTCAGCCTTAATGTGTGACGGATTTACCTACCACACGGCCTACACCCTTACCCCGGGACTACCACCGCCCGGGCTGGACTACCTTCCTGCGTCACCCCATCGCTTACCTAGTACAAGTCTGGTTCGTCGGCTCCACCACTACCCTCAACTCCGAAGAGATCGGGCCGGCTTCACGGACTTAGCATCGCCTGATTCAGTATTGGGCGTTTCAAAGCGGGTACCGGAATATCAACCGGTTGTCCATCGACTACGCCTGTCGGCCTCGCCTTAGGTCCCGACTTACCCTGGGCAGATCAGCTTGACCCAGGAACCCTTAGTCAATCGGCGCACACGTTTCTCACGTGTGTATCGCTACTCATGCCTGCATTCTCACTCGTGAACCGTCCACAACTCGCTTCCGCGGCTGCTTCACCCGGCACACGACGCTCCCCTACCCATCCCAGCCCCCG harbors:
- a CDS encoding 30S ribosomal protein bS22; this encodes MGSVIKKRRKRMAKKKHRKLLKRTRVQRRNKK
- a CDS encoding helix-turn-helix domain-containing protein; protein product: MAADSERPLNEVKFLTVAEVASVMRVSKMTVYRLVHSGHLPAIRVGRSFRVPEQAVHEYLRESFVGVGTA
- a CDS encoding phosphatase; translated protein: MLSTGALRAHLLAARLAGPVATSRETSLRSYRLFAARDPRVTLGLDPGRGWGERDLLRLMADKCGVSDDPAHVSGPDVIDPERTMAGLDAFAERLSDAAVRRAPVLFGTGHPHRLIGFYAALADALSAVGCAVLTPAQGRRIDITTRFGVRTYHLDYVRGVALVREPGARVPGGGTGAHTHSPLPLRVALEAAAEARGPLPELVVGDHGWVCGAGQLGIEAIGLADTDDPALFVGEAEGRVAVAVPLDDGVRSAYYLPLTRYVLNRACLSQ
- a CDS encoding acetoin utilization protein AcuC, producing the protein MSGRAQLMWDDAVTGYDFGDSHPMDPVRLALTMGLVRAFGLDRAVDVVAAKAAGDSTLRLVHRSDYVAAVRAASADPRAADQKYGIGTTDDPAFAGMHEVSALIAGQSVAAAEAVWRGETGHAVNFSGGLHHAMPGGAAGFCIYNDPALAIARLLELGAERVAYVDVDVHHGDGVQAAFWEDPRVLTVSLHEHPRTLFPQTGWPEETGAGAGEGGAVNVALPAGTGDAGWLRAFHAVVPELLADFRPQVLVTQHGADTHFEDPLAHLAVSLDAQRAVMAACHDLAHEYADGRWVALGGGGYAVVDVVPRSWTHLVGIAAHAPVDPESVIPSSWRDEVYARTRQLGPARMTDGRTPSWKAWEDGYDPADRLDQAVLATRRAAFPLRGLLT
- a CDS encoding MFS transporter, which encodes MTDARLRHGRASLALSFFVQGVTFALLVTRIPAIQDRYGISDGLLPVFLAAVPILAGVGSVVTEKVVARVRPRVVLRWAQPVVLLALLGVGAGSEVWEAALALGVFGLSVGALDASMNMMGVSLQRAYGRSIMLGFHAAYSLGGIAGASMAWAGAHWDLSLLVSYLPVVVVLLPVAFVGSRWYVEGKQEDEQQQGAARGAAGAVSFKLLMPLCLVMCFAYIGDSTVSNWSAKYLQDVLGSSEQLSTVPYNVYMVTTLLGRAVGDFGVRRFGAVAVVRFGSVLAAAGFGVVAVAGGAWVGMLGFTMLGLGLCVIVPQTFAAAGRMFPGASDTAIARLNIFNYVGFLVGSPLVGALGDAWSYRGAMLVPMVLVLATLVYAKSFGPEPARYGGGHERPRTVDVG
- a CDS encoding HAD family hydrolase, with translation MRYELVIFDNDGVLVDSEPISNTILAGYLTELGHPTSYEESLRDYMGSAVHRVHDLVEERGGEKLPADFDDTLHSRIFAAFQRELEPVPGVQEVLGELVADGIPYCVASSSSHERIRVSHHRTGLDQWFEEEWIFSAEDVGRGKPAPDLFLFAAERMGVAPERCVVIEDSPLGVEAARAAGMDVYGFTSMMPADRLAGVTGHFSDMGQLRELLA